One genomic window of Actinoalloteichus hoggarensis includes the following:
- the mnhG gene encoding monovalent cation/H(+) antiporter subunit G, producing the protein MSVADVVSSICLVGGAVFCVLGALGMLWFPDVTSRLQAATKPQTLGLLLLLIGTAIQLEFIYASGLILVGLFQMITAPVLSQMAGRAAYRSGAIRPDSLVIDELGERLAAEKRGESGSAG; encoded by the coding sequence ATGAGCGTCGCGGACGTGGTGTCCTCCATCTGCCTCGTCGGGGGCGCGGTGTTCTGCGTCCTCGGTGCACTCGGCATGCTGTGGTTCCCCGACGTCACCTCGCGGCTCCAGGCCGCGACCAAGCCGCAGACGCTCGGACTGCTGCTGCTGTTGATCGGCACCGCGATCCAGTTGGAGTTCATCTACGCCTCGGGTCTGATCCTGGTCGGCCTGTTTCAGATGATCACCGCCCCGGTGCTGTCGCAGATGGCGGGGCGGGCGGCCTACCGCTCGGGGGCGATCCGGCCCGACTCGCTGGTGATCGACGAGCTGGGCGAGCGGCTGGCCGCGGAGAAGCGTGGGGAGAGTGGTTCGGCGGGCTGA
- a CDS encoding Na(+)/H(+) antiporter subunit C, with amino-acid sequence MTGGSINLVMALTLGVLYSVGFYLILQRSLMRIVIGTVIVGHGANLFLQLAGGPPGRPPIINGVPVEEMTDPLPQAMALTAIVITFALSTFLLALAYRSSVLLGHDEVRDDVEDRRIRRLQQRLSEDEDDDSETDDQQEAVR; translated from the coding sequence ATGACAGGAGGCTCGATCAACCTCGTCATGGCGCTGACGCTCGGCGTCCTCTACTCGGTCGGTTTCTACCTGATTCTTCAGCGATCACTGATGAGAATCGTCATCGGGACCGTGATCGTGGGTCACGGAGCGAACCTGTTCCTGCAACTGGCGGGCGGTCCCCCCGGCAGGCCGCCGATCATCAACGGCGTCCCCGTCGAGGAGATGACCGATCCGCTGCCCCAGGCGATGGCGTTGACGGCCATCGTGATCACCTTCGCCCTGTCGACCTTCCTGCTGGCCCTCGCCTACCGCTCCTCGGTGCTGCTCGGCCACGACGAGGTGCGGGACGACGTCGAGGACCGACGAATCCGACGTCTCCAGCAGCGGCTCTCCGAGGACGAGGACGACGACTCCGAGACCGACGACCAACAGGAGGCCGTTCGGTGA
- a CDS encoding monovalent cation/H+ antiporter complex subunit F — MEIVFAITLALLCVAALIIVVRLVRGPTTLDRIVAVDVFVTLIIGGTAVGMASQADGSNIALLVGVALLGFIGSMTVVRMVERKGTHR, encoded by the coding sequence ATGGAGATCGTCTTCGCGATCACGTTGGCGCTGCTCTGCGTGGCGGCTCTGATCATCGTGGTCCGACTGGTACGAGGGCCGACGACGCTCGACCGGATCGTGGCGGTGGACGTGTTCGTGACCTTGATCATCGGCGGGACGGCGGTGGGCATGGCCTCACAGGCCGACGGGTCCAACATCGCCCTGCTCGTCGGAGTGGCGCTGCTGGGCTTCATCGGCTCGATGACGGTCGTGCGGATGGTCGAGCGGAAGGGGACGCACCGATGA
- a CDS encoding Na+/H+ antiporter subunit E, translating into MTMTRKVRRHAWLRLPLILWLTVVWVLLWGTLDVATAFAGLLVAVAVVTTFPMPAIATRLRVRPLRLLHLLGWLLADLVTSALQVSWESIRYGPRTKAGIIAVPVPSDIDHVVVAAANLISLGPGKFVLQIDRSQQVFYVYAVGLRDGAHADRVRREVLELQRLVVLAIGSDEDVRALDHLVPPKSAATAGAPGEQAGGPTGREDG; encoded by the coding sequence ATGACCATGACACGCAAGGTTCGTCGCCACGCCTGGCTGCGGCTGCCGCTGATCCTCTGGCTGACCGTGGTGTGGGTGCTGCTGTGGGGCACGCTCGACGTGGCCACCGCGTTCGCGGGCCTGCTCGTCGCCGTCGCGGTGGTGACGACGTTCCCGATGCCCGCGATCGCCACCCGTTTGCGGGTCCGGCCGTTGCGGCTGCTGCACCTGCTGGGCTGGCTGCTGGCGGACCTGGTCACCTCGGCACTCCAGGTCTCCTGGGAGTCGATCCGCTACGGCCCGCGGACCAAGGCGGGCATCATCGCGGTCCCGGTGCCCTCCGACATCGACCACGTGGTGGTCGCCGCGGCGAACCTCATCTCGCTGGGACCCGGCAAGTTCGTCCTGCAGATCGACCGGTCGCAGCAGGTCTTCTACGTCTACGCCGTCGGCCTCCGGGACGGCGCCCACGCCGACCGGGTCCGCCGCGAGGTCTTGGAGCTGCAACGGCTCGTGGTGCTGGCCATCGGGTCGGACGAGGACGTCCGGGCCCTGGACCACCTGGTGCCGCCGAAGTCGGCGGCCACCGCCGGGGCGCCCGGCGAGCAGGCCGGGGGCCCCACCGGCAGAGAGGACGGCTGA
- a CDS encoding PH domain-containing protein: protein MSAPAEHWRRIHPRTPLVTCGYLLTLLLPTIALLIYRGVPGWIVWLSVAPPAILIPAYELLRARLTRFRVVDGRFELRKGVVFRSRRGVALERVRSVDATAEPLGRLLGLTGVRIGTGENVADEDSALRVFALGRAAAERLRTELLPSRGSERETAVLARWEAGWLWFAPFSFVSPLLGLAAFGGGYELIDMLGVDVDGTVIPEVIATLAGLPLWLAVGGLILVALVVGATAATGLHAESWWRHRLALSPDTIQVRRGLLTTRNITLERDRLIGVQLREPLSLRWAGAASVRAVATGLGRDDDERNRERSTLLPPVRWSPARRVAARIIGRESFPAEARDLRPHPRAARRRRIGWALAWVAGPFAVLILLGMLLTDVLLYIGWWCAGVGLPVALLLALDAYRSLGHTHDAEFLVSRSGSVCRTTTALRRADVIGVTISRSPFQRRSGLINLTATIAGGTGAYRVPDTDQDEGLEFARHAVGGLITPFLIDDRSSDAQRPA from the coding sequence ATGAGCGCCCCGGCGGAGCACTGGCGCCGTATCCACCCGCGGACGCCCCTGGTGACCTGTGGTTATCTCCTCACCCTCCTCCTGCCCACGATCGCGCTGCTGATCTACCGGGGTGTGCCCGGCTGGATCGTCTGGCTCAGTGTCGCCCCGCCCGCGATCCTGATCCCGGCGTACGAACTGCTGCGGGCCCGCCTGACCCGCTTCCGGGTGGTCGACGGCCGCTTCGAGCTGCGCAAGGGCGTCGTCTTCCGCAGCAGGCGCGGCGTGGCGTTGGAGCGGGTGCGCAGCGTCGACGCCACCGCGGAACCCCTCGGCAGGCTGCTCGGCCTGACCGGTGTCCGCATCGGCACCGGGGAGAACGTCGCCGACGAGGATTCGGCGCTGCGGGTCTTCGCCCTCGGGCGTGCGGCGGCCGAACGACTGCGAACGGAGCTGCTGCCCAGTCGGGGGAGTGAACGGGAGACCGCCGTGCTCGCCCGTTGGGAGGCCGGCTGGCTGTGGTTCGCGCCGTTCTCCTTCGTGAGTCCGCTGCTCGGCCTCGCCGCGTTCGGCGGCGGCTACGAACTGATCGACATGCTGGGCGTCGACGTCGACGGCACGGTCATCCCCGAGGTGATCGCGACACTCGCCGGCCTGCCGCTGTGGCTCGCCGTCGGCGGGCTGATCCTCGTCGCACTGGTCGTGGGGGCGACGGCCGCCACCGGCCTCCACGCCGAGTCGTGGTGGCGGCATCGGCTCGCGCTGTCGCCCGACACGATCCAGGTCCGTCGAGGTCTGCTCACCACCCGGAACATCACCCTCGAACGGGACAGGCTGATCGGCGTGCAGCTGCGCGAGCCGTTGTCGCTGCGCTGGGCGGGCGCCGCCTCGGTACGCGCCGTCGCCACCGGGCTCGGCCGCGACGACGACGAGCGGAACCGAGAACGCAGCACTCTGCTTCCGCCGGTGCGCTGGTCGCCGGCCCGGCGGGTCGCCGCCCGGATCATCGGACGCGAGAGCTTCCCCGCCGAGGCCCGGGATCTTCGGCCGCACCCCCGCGCGGCGCGCCGACGCCGGATCGGCTGGGCGCTGGCCTGGGTGGCGGGACCGTTCGCCGTGCTGATCCTGCTCGGCATGCTGCTGACCGACGTCCTGCTGTACATCGGCTGGTGGTGCGCCGGGGTGGGGCTGCCCGTCGCCCTGCTGCTGGCCCTGGACGCCTACCGCAGTCTCGGCCACACGCACGACGCGGAGTTCCTGGTGTCTCGAAGCGGCTCGGTGTGCCGTACCACGACGGCGCTGCGTCGAGCAGACGTCATCGGCGTGACGATCAGCCGGTCCCCGTTCCAACGCCGCAGCGGCCTGATCAACCTGACGGCGACCATCGCGGGCGGCACCGGCGCCTACCGGGTGCCCGACACCGACCAGGACGAAGGGCTGGAGTTCGCCCGGCATGCCGTCGGCGGACTGATCACGCCGTTCCTGATCGACGACCGCTCCTCGGACGCCCAGCGGCCCGCCTGA
- a CDS encoding Na+/H+ antiporter subunit D, with protein sequence MNVLVALPVLLPLLAAGLSLVLGSFANLQRMLGVLVLTFIAVDAGFLLYTADRDGPVVLQMGGWAAPFGITLIADRLAALLLLVSAVVMLAVLIFSIGQRITDYGRDTSSTAFHPMYLVLCAGVALAYLTGDLFNLFVAFEIMLAASYVLIVRRTTATRIRAGMTYIIVSLTSSLLFITMIGLVYAATGTVNLADLAGRVGDLPPGIQTALSLMMVVVFGIKAAMVPLHFWLPDSYPTAPAPITAIFAGLLTKVGVYALIRTQTLVFDHQQSWTLMLIIALVTMIVGALGAIAQNDINRLLSFLLVSHIGYMLFGLGLYDVIGLAGVILYVVHHITVQAGLFLVSGLLTRHTGTVALRRMGGIAKAYPLVAVLFALPALSLAGIPPFSGFVAKLVLLQGGVDVGTTTAYVATAAAVLTSFLTLYAMARIWVLAFWGKGRAPHADPDPTDELIIGTGSTSKSMVVATGSLVVFGVLIAVFAGPLSEISGRAAADLLDGGPYVTAVLGEDAG encoded by the coding sequence GTGAACGTGCTCGTAGCGCTGCCGGTACTGCTCCCCCTGCTGGCGGCGGGGCTCTCGCTGGTCCTGGGCAGCTTCGCGAATCTGCAGCGGATGCTCGGCGTACTGGTGCTGACCTTCATCGCGGTGGACGCGGGCTTCCTGCTGTACACGGCCGACCGGGACGGCCCGGTCGTGCTCCAGATGGGCGGCTGGGCCGCGCCGTTCGGCATCACGCTGATCGCCGACCGACTGGCCGCCCTGCTGCTGCTCGTCTCGGCGGTGGTCATGCTCGCCGTGCTGATCTTCTCGATCGGCCAGCGGATCACCGACTACGGCCGGGACACCTCCAGCACGGCGTTCCACCCGATGTACCTGGTGCTCTGCGCGGGCGTCGCGCTGGCCTACCTCACCGGCGACCTGTTCAACCTGTTCGTCGCGTTCGAGATCATGCTCGCCGCGTCCTACGTGTTGATCGTCCGACGCACCACGGCCACCCGGATACGTGCCGGGATGACCTACATCATCGTCAGCCTGACCTCGTCGCTGCTGTTCATCACGATGATCGGCCTGGTCTACGCCGCGACGGGCACGGTGAACCTCGCCGACCTGGCCGGCCGGGTCGGCGACCTGCCGCCGGGCATCCAGACGGCGCTCTCGCTGATGATGGTCGTGGTCTTCGGCATCAAGGCGGCGATGGTCCCGCTGCACTTCTGGCTTCCCGACAGCTACCCGACGGCGCCCGCGCCGATCACGGCGATCTTCGCGGGCCTGTTGACCAAGGTGGGCGTCTACGCGCTGATCCGCACGCAGACGCTGGTCTTCGATCACCAACAGAGCTGGACGCTGATGCTGATCATCGCCCTGGTGACGATGATCGTCGGCGCCTTGGGCGCGATAGCCCAGAACGACATCAACCGACTGCTGTCGTTCCTGCTGGTGAGTCACATCGGCTACATGCTGTTCGGCCTGGGGCTCTACGACGTGATCGGCCTGGCGGGCGTGATCCTCTACGTGGTGCATCACATCACCGTCCAGGCCGGGCTGTTCCTCGTCAGTGGTCTGCTCACTCGACATACCGGCACGGTCGCGCTGCGAAGAATGGGCGGTATAGCGAAGGCGTATCCGCTGGTCGCGGTGTTGTTCGCCCTGCCTGCCCTGAGTCTGGCGGGCATCCCGCCGTTCTCAGGCTTCGTGGCGAAGCTGGTGCTGCTCCAAGGCGGCGTCGACGTCGGGACGACGACGGCCTACGTCGCGACGGCCGCCGCCGTGCTGACCAGCTTCCTGACCCTCTACGCCATGGCCCGGATCTGGGTGCTGGCGTTCTGGGGCAAGGGCCGCGCGCCGCACGCCGACCCGGACCCCACCGATGAGCTGATCATCGGCACCGGATCCACCTCGAAATCGATGGTCGTCGCCACCGGGTCGTTGGTCGTCTTCGGCGTGCTCATCGCGGTGTTCGCCGGGCCGCTGTCCGAGATCAGCGGCCGGGCCGCCGCCGACCTGCTCGACGGCGGCCCGTACGTGACCGCTGTGCTGGGAGAGGACGCGGGATGA